The Mercurialis annua linkage group LG7, ddMerAnnu1.2, whole genome shotgun sequence genome includes the window CTCTGTTGGTTGCAACAACTAATATAGGAGCCATCTCATTCTCAAGAGCACGATTCAAGAAAGAGAAGCATTCAATGTCAAGCATGTGAACCTCATCAATGAATAGTACACCAGGCACAATCTCGGCTTTTCCTTCCTCTCTCCATTCTGCCACTTTTGTGTCAATTTGTTCCCTTACTTCTGCGCGGATCTCACCAGTATCGCCAGTGAAGAGAGCTAGAAATCCCTGCGTTCTGAAAAGGAGCAATAAAATTAAGTAAGAGAGTATAGTAAACATAAGTTCTATTTGCTCAGACCTAAGTGCAGTGACGAATATGTATCTAGACTTGCTATATATTGCACAATCTTCAACTATAAGAGACAGAAATTTGCCCAAAAAGTGTCAAACTAGTTGAGCATGGGCATTTTGATACATGTTTATGTAAAATggtattgaaataaaattttcggTTTCCATTCCCCTCTTTAAACAATTTTTGTTGTCGTTCAGAAATAGGTTGGCTGCAAAAATTTCTGAGTTAAGACAGATCACACATTCACACTCTTATTCATTGTTATCTGATTCATTACCAAAATCTGCAAACCTAACCCGATGCTTCTTCTAGCCAGTTAGAAATAAAATTCATCCTATAAAAGGTAGTGCACCAAAATGATCTTGATTTGACCTAATTGCCACCTAGAGACATGCGAACTCAAAAGCAAACTTTCGAGTTCAAGCAACTAAGGCTTAGATTTTCGGTCGTTTTTTAAAGTAAgtccaaattttatttaaaaggaaACACCCTACAAATCTCCATCCCTTTATGTTCACTAAGACACTACGCTATCTTAGACGAAGCTCGCAACATCAAGCGTCCACGATCTTTGAATTAACACTTGACCCAATTTTACATGCTTTATTACTTACATAGAACCTTTAATTTCAACACAGGAATGACACTCCATCCTTGTACTTCCTAGTAGAAGCTCCAAGATGCACATCAGAGCTCCGGAACCATAGTAGATTTgagaataatatataaataaaagagtACTATCAGTGACTATAAATATTACTTGTTGTTACTCAGATAACAATGGGGATTCACAAGACCAACAACAACACCTACAGTTTAAGTGAAGCTAGCTTCTCATTTCGGCGAGTCCCTTCTACTTTCAAGAATAAAACTAAAGCAAGATTGATAGGTTGTGAACTACTTCAAAGATAGCACCATCCTTGAGCAGTTTCTACCACATCGAGCATCCTCATGTCATAACAGGAGACTTGCACCATCATCACTCCCTTATTGTACACCATTTCTAACTTGTCAATTTAGCTATACTACATATTGCAGTCCCATGAGAGAAATATACTGCATCATAATATGCAACGACATGAATGAAATTGCAATAATAACTTAAAACTTAAATGCTAAACTTTAACTGATATAAACGCCGAGTATCACCGTCTGACTTATGTACTGTAACATCAACAGATGTTAGCCCAGATTATGGAGCTAAAACGCCAGTTTAACCAAGAGTAACACATAAAGGTCACAGACAATAACCGCAGCAAAAAAGTGTCTTCTTAATATTGAATAAATGCTAACCACATAAACTCAAGCCAGTTTATAATAGTTGAAATGCTACTAGCATATCCTCTGTCAGTTCATTGCATTTCCAAATTATTGTTTCAAGAAACTAAGGATGTTACAACAGTAGCTTCTGTCTACAATTGCAAGAACTATTTTTTCCAATATAACATCTATTCAGCAAATATTAAACcttgaataaaaataatcacatcgtaaaaacaacaaaaagaaCACCATTACAGCTATTATTTATGGGTACTAATGCTTTGACTTCTCTAATATgaatttaagatttttcaagcAATGAAGTTCAAATTCTATCCGTCAAGCTAATCAAATTATGAAAAATGAGCAGAAACTATTTACCTGCTATTAATGACATCAATTTCATGAAGAGTAACACAATGCACAACCTCTTTCCTCTTCTGCAATTCCCCATCGGGACACTGAACAAACTTAACCTGAGGCCCCATAGCATCATAATCCCTAGACCGCAAAAACGACCTCCCAAGCTTACTAATTTTCCCAGAAGCTTTATCAATTGCAATCACATCCCCACTCTGCACTTTCTCCTTCCCTAACGCCTCAATCATCTTCGCACCCAAATCATAAACCGTCTCCATTTCCGTAGTCTTCAAAGTCAATTTCCCCGTCTTCGAAGCCGCGCCCGCCACAGCCGGTCTATCAATTTGAACCTCAACAACTTCCCCTTCAATTATCTCTGTTTCTTCCTTAATCCTAACTCCAATAGCTTTCCTAAACGACTGCATTAAAGCTTCGGTTTTCGACATCTCAAGCGAGAATATCTCGCTAGCGGAGATCATAGCAAAGGGCGTTTCAAGACCTAATGATTTAGCCATACCCATAGCTATTGCGGTTTTACCCGTACCCGGTTGGCCAGCGAGGAGTACGGCGCGGCCTGCGATTTTGCCGTCTTTGATCATTTGGAGGATGACGCCGGCCGCTTTACGAGCGGAGGTTTGGCCAACCATGCCCTCGGAAACATCTCGCGCCTCGAGGGCGGAGTCGAGGCCTAGGCCTCGAATGTGGGAGTGGGCTCCTATGCGTTCAATTCGGGTTAGGTCTCTGCTTTCTGAGAGCTTGAGTTCAGCCATGGCGATTTTGGTGGTTGTTTTGGTGAGAtgaattagggtttagggttttacaGTGTCTCTCTGTGGGATGTAAAGGGAAGAAATTTTAGGTGCTTTTTTATGGCAGAATGAGCAATTACGCCCTTCAACTTTAATGACAGCTGTATAAACCCTTATAATTTAATTCGGCTAACTCAATCCTTAAACTTATAAAATCCGAGCAGATAAACCCTTTCATTAATTGAACAATAAACGGAGTTGATTTCATcggttttataattttaaatgccAACTTGCACCAAAtcaacatattttatttaagatcgtatctagattttttttttggataaaatcgtatctacattttttaaaattttaattaaaagctAACATTATTTCAagtaggcttaattccttaaaaaaaacccaccttgcatttttttttcgtttatactctgaccttgtaaaaacaccatttgtacccaattttgagtttttatgtttcatctctaccaaaagcattaaattgtactcttttcatttgaaaaagagtttaaaacaatccttcatttttaacttatatactaattagatattaaagttattaatagtacaaaaataccatcttctttaaaaaattaaaaataataacaattttttttaaatttttttttaaaaataattccgaattttttgtttatttttttaatttttttaatttttttaaaaaatatgtctaacaaaaaaattaaaaataataatgatttttttaatttttttattattttatataattaaaaaaattaattaattatttagatatatttgatcattttttaagtttaaggatttatttgtatttttaaaaatagaaaaaagtatgttttaactcttttttaaatgaaaagagtacaatttaatgcttttgggtagggatgaaacataaaaatctaaaatttggtataaatggtgtttttatacggtcagggtataaacgaaaaaaaagtgcaaggtgagttttttttaagaaattaagcctttcAAGTATgataaataattacttttatttgcgctagtatatttttttttaatttttctatagaCTCCTtctgtcccgtttaagaaggatGTAATTCATTTTACATGTTCGATTAAAaagtttttataatatttttagtcTCATTTTATAtgaaactttcattttttcgtaagttaatgaaatgaaatttcatcttttatctttaaaaaaaaaaaaaacaacaacaactaGAACTCTAAACAGAAGATGAACAGTTTAACAGAAGATGAACAatccaaaaatgtgaaactagATTAACAGAAGATCAACAATCCAAAAAAGTTCTTAAAATTCATGAACTCATATTTTTTACTTCATGTTTTGCTTGCAAGTTGCAACCATTACTCATTAACCAGGAGGAATCTTTTTATCTTCTTGATCACAATTCTCCACATCAGCAGATTCTAAGCTTTGATGTTGAACACATTTCTCCGCATCCATCACCTTTTCTCTACCCAATCTCTTAGCCATCCTCCTCTGCTTTACTTTTTTGCACTGCCTATTCTCATCGCCATTTCGTCGAACACTTGGACTGTCTTCTTTAACTGCTCCACTATTACCATCAAAATCACCCTTCTTTGATGAAGGTAGCAACGGCCCAATAATGCCTCTACGGCGAGAAATGTCTTCTTTAAGTTTCTTCTTACGAAGTCGCTTCCTTTTAGCCCAACTCGCTACCACCTGCACCATTGTCGTCGCTTGTTTCCTCCACCCCATAATCGTCTGCTATGAGATTCACATCCAACTCTTGGCTTGAAGTGATGACATGGGTGGATTGCGGTGTTGCTGACGGCGGCGACGCCGGTGGATATAGAGTGTTAAGCAGGGCGTCGTGGAAGCGGCGACGTTTCTCTTCACGGCGTGACATAAGAAGGCCAAACACTAGAACTACTGCATCTGACTTCGGCCTTTTTCTGTGCAAATGCATACTGCATGTCGTTTTAGATGTTTTTATTGAATATCACTTCAGCCATTTTGTTGAAGTCGTTTCAGGTTTTTGCTGATGTTCATCTATTTCTTGCAATCTTAAACTTCTTGGATTTTAAAAGTGGGAAATTTTTCTTAACTAGTCGTATACCCGCACAGTTGTGCGggatcaatataatattatgttattttaatttttttgtcataataattttttataacaaattaatttttaaattataaaatattattttagggATAGTTTTAAATTTTCGCATGATGAATAgtattgattatttttatatatttaaataaaaatttattaggtAAATCAGATATGAagcaaataaaattttcatgatcaataaaataaataaaaatagatcaGAGTTTAATTTTcagatgttttattttttttcattgtgTTTAAATTAATTCTACTAAttgatcattttaaaatattgaatattGACAATATGTATAATTTCTATCTTCTGTTTGCAtaagttttctttttttagtaTCATATTTAGAGAATGATTGAGATAACTATTTGATTTAGATCGAGAGACTTCGTTTTTTTAGGGTTTAACTCAACAAATTACGTAGTTTAACTTAGTAAAACAAACAGTAAGTAATTTTATTCATGACATAACTATTCGATTTAGAACATGAGACTACTACTTCCATGTTAACTTAGTAAATTGATTAGTTTTTTACTCAATAAGATAAGTAGTAagtaattttattgatttaaaaaataaaatttaaattaagtagTTTAATAGAAGTGGCAACTAATAAGAATGCTCGATTTTGTAACAATCAATGAGAGgactccgttggtcctctcaattatataagtactagtcgtaaacccgcgcatttgcgcggaattaaattgatatatattttatatattagccgtattaaaaaataattttaacaaaaaaaaattcttttagaTTTTATAATTCATATACTTTTTACTTcggatttgaaattttatacttgacattttttttattttcttgcaaatttatatttaattgtttctAATAATGACATGTGGATTGAGaaccattattttaattttttataatattcattAAATCTTCTTATGTGATATGATTTATTtgcaatttttaataaaatttatactcCTCTGTGATTATAAAATGCGTGTTTAATTATCACAGTTGGatatttgtttctttatttataAACCTACTTTAAACTATAAAGTTTTTGTACTCTTTTACAGcaaaaagtatttataaatttcaataataaactTTAACATATTTATGTTTAGCTATTCTATATTTTAGTAGTACatcatattaaatttttttaacattgtatataaatttataaaaaaaaatcaagattctaatataattaaaattgtattttttttatttattatataacaatcattatatatagagagaataAAATAACTCAAACTTGTgaattaaacttaattataaaattaaaatataaagtatacaATTTAAACCTATAAAAAATATAGCTTACTTTTAACTCTTTTATtctatacaaataaaataacttttttaataaaaaatatgatatttatttaattaaaattatttttaaattttttaaataaatatattgggttagtttataaaataattatatttttgactatttaatctatttttataaattcataaatcaagttagtctttttatttgtttatttaatatttttagtgagaaaaattttgcttatttttttttaaaaacgttcTCATAACAAAGTTCTATCTAAtgaaaattaatgaatt containing:
- the LOC126656330 gene encoding uncharacterized protein LOC126656330 codes for the protein MAELKLSESRDLTRIERIGAHSHIRGLGLDSALEARDVSEGMVGQTSARKAAGVILQMIKDGKIAGRAVLLAGQPGTGKTAIAMGMAKSLGLETPFAMISASEIFSLEMSKTEALMQSFRKAIGVRIKEETEIIEGEVVEVQIDRPAVAGAASKTGKLTLKTTEMETVYDLGAKMIEALGKEKVQSGDVIAIDKASGKISKLGRSFLRSRDYDAMGPQVKFVQCPDGELQKRKEVVHCVTLHEIDVINSRTQGFLALFTGDTGEIRAEVREQIDTKVAEWREEGKAEIVPGVLFIDEVHMLDIECFSFLNRALENEMAPILVVATNRGITTIRGTNYKSPHGIPIDLLDRLLIIATQPYTKDEIRKIVDIRCQEEDVDMSEEAKSLLTHIGVETSLRYAIHLITAAALACQRRKGKIVESEDITRVYTLFLDVKRSTQYLMEYQNQYMFNEAPVGDGNEDDAAMLS
- the LOC126656166 gene encoding LOW QUALITY PROTEIN: uncharacterized protein LOC126656166 (The sequence of the model RefSeq protein was modified relative to this genomic sequence to represent the inferred CDS: inserted 2 bases in 1 codon); protein product: MHLHRKRPKSDAVVLVFGLLMSRREEKRRRFHDALLNTLYPPASPPSATPQSTHVITSSQELDVNLIADDYGVEETSDDNGAGGSELGXKRKRLRKKKLKEDISRRRGIIGPLLPSSKKGDFDGNSGAVKEDSPSVRRNGDENRQCKKVKQRRMAKRLGREKVMDAEKCVQHQSLESADVENCDQEDKKIPPG